The window GCGCGCGCCAGGTCCCCGGCCGGCACACCCGGATCAACGGACTCGATCACGTCGACAAGCTGGTCCGGGTCGACCAGTCGCCGATCGGCCGCACGCCGCGGTCCAACCCGGCCACCTACACCGGGGTGTTCGACAAGATCCGGACCCTGTTCGCGGCGACCACCGAGGCCAAGGTGCGCGGGTATCAGCCGGGCCGGTTCTCCTTCAACGTCAAAGGTGGACGCTGCGAAGCGTGTTCGGGTGACGGCACGATCAAGATCGCGATGAACTTCCTGCCCGACGTCTACGTGCCGTGCGAGGTCTGCCAGGGGGCCCGGTACAACCGCGAGACGCTCGAGGTGCACTACAAGGGCAAGACGATCTCCGAGGTGCTCGACATGTCGATCGAGGAAGCTTCGGAGTTCTTCGAGCCGATCACCGGAATCCACCGCTATCTCAAGACACTGGTCGACGTCGGCCTCGGCTATGTGCGGCTGGGTCAACCGGCGCCGACGCTGTCCGGCGGCGAGGCCCAGCGCGTCAAGCTGGCAGCCGAACTGCAGAAGCGGTCGACCGGACGGACTGTCTACATCCTCGACGAGCCCACCACCGGCCTGCACTTCGAAGACATCCGCAAGCTGCTCAAGGTGATCAACGGCCTTGTCGACAAAGGCAATTCGGTGATCGTGATCGAACACAACCTCGACGTGATCAAGACATCGGACTGGATCATCGACATGGGTCCCGAAGGCGGTGCCGGCGGCGGCACGGTCGTGGCGCAGGGCACGCCGGAAGATGTGGCCGCCGTGCTGGAGAGCTACACCGGCAAGTTCCTCGGAGACATCCTCGTGCCGCCGACGCCCAAACGCGCGACTCGGCGGCGCAAAGTCAGCGCCTGACCGGACCGGTGTCAGATCGGGCGACCGGTCATCCTGGCGCGGCCGCCTGTTTGGCAGTCAGCATCTGACCCAAGATGCGGCGCATCGCGAGTTGCTTTACCACAGAGCGCTTCTCGTAAAGCTCGTGGTCGAGGTCGGCGGTGGTGAATCCGGGTATCCGCGACCACATGGACAGGTAGGGAGTGGCCGGATCGGTGGCATGCCAGCCGATCACCGCCCCAGTGAGCGCCGTCAGGTTCCGGGTCTCGGCGGGCGGAGACAGGAAGTGCCGCCGGGCCAGCAGGGCACGGCGCTCCTCGACGGTGAACGACCGCACCGATTCAGGGCTTGTCCTGCTGGTGCATCGAGGCGCGGATCTCCTCGAGCTTGTCGTGCGCCGCGCGCTGCCGGGCTTCGTACTGCTCCTCGACGCTACGACCCTCCGGCGTTTCGGCATCGAGTTCCGCTGAGCCCAGCGCCGTTCCGTACCGCGTCTCGATCTTCTCGCGCACCGACTCGAAGGTCGGAACCCCCGACGCGGAGTAGCCGGTGTCCACTGGCGGCGCGGTGGGCAGAGCCGGCTCGGCCTTCGCGCCGTCGTCGGGCTGGCTGGGTTGGTCGGCCATAGCGTCACCGTACTCCCGGCGGCCGACGCTCCGGGGAGTTTACGAAATGTGTTGTCGCAGCGGGCTGGCCGGGTCCGCGATTAACGTCTCGGCGACCATCGTCGTCGAAGGCGTCTCGGCTCCATCGTGACGAAGCTACCTTGAAGGTTGCTATGAACCTGCCGTGAACCGGTGTCAATATTGGCGGTCAGCGAGGCTTGGCCAGCGGGAACGGCAACGTCTCGCGGATGCTGCGCCCGGTGATCAACATGACGATCCGGTCGACACCGACACCCAGGCCGCCGGTCGGCGGCATGGCGTACTCCATCGCCTCCAGGAAGTCCTCGTCGAGCTCCATCGCCTCGGGGTCCCCGTCGGCGGCCAGCAGCGACTGCTCCTGCAGTCGTCGCCGCTGTTCGACGGGGTCGGTGAGCTCGCTGTAGGCGGTACCCAACTCGACCCCCCAGGCCACCAGGTCCCAGCGTTCTGCGACCCCGGCCTTGCTGCGATGCGGGCGGGTCAGCGGCGACACCGAGGTCGGGAAGTCGGTGTAGAACGTCGGCGCCTCGGTGCGGTCCTCGACCAGTCGCTCATAGAGCTCGAGCGCCACCGCACCGGCATCCCAGTGGTTCAGGTAGGGCACCTGTGCCGCGTCGCACAACCGGCGCAGCACCGGCAGCTCGGTGTCCGCGTCGACGCGCTCACCGAGGGCTTCGGACACCGCGTCGTGCATGGTCTTGACCGTCCAGGTGCCCGAGATGTCGACCGGCTCGAGGTTGCGGCCGTCGGCGTCGCGTGGACGCATCACCACCGCCGAGCCGTTGGCGGCGATCGCCGCGTTCTGGATCAGCTCCCGACAACCGTCGATCCACACCAGGTAGTCGGCGTGAGCCTGATAGGCCTCCAGCAGGGTGAACTCCGGATTGTGGCTGAAGTCGACGCCCTCGTTGCGGAATGCCCGGCCGAGCTCGAAGACCCGCTCGACGCCGCCGACGCACAACCTCTTGAGGTAGAGCTCGGGGGCGATGCGCAGATACAGGTCGAGGTCGTAGGCGTTGACGTGGGTCGTGAACGGCCGGGCGTTGGCTCCGCCGTGGATCTGCTGCAGGATGGGCGTCTCGACCTCCAGGAAGCCCTTGTCGAACAAGGTCTCCCGGATGGCGTGCAGCACGTTGCTGCGGGCCCGGATCAGGTCCCGCGCTTCAGGGTTGATCGCCAGTTCGACGTAGCGGGCCCGCACCCGGGCCTCCGGATCCTGCAGCCCCTTGTGCTTGTCGGGTAAGGGCCGCAGGCACTTTCCGAGCATGCGCCACTGCTCGACGATCAGCGAGCGGGTGCCGTTCTTGCTGTAGCCCATGCGTCCGCCGGCCTCGACCAGGTCACCGAGGTCCACGCCGACGAAGTCGTCCGCGGACCCGTCGAGCTGGGACTTGTCCAGCAGCAGTTGCACCTCTCCC is drawn from Candidatus Mycolicibacterium alkanivorans and contains these coding sequences:
- a CDS encoding DNA glycosylase AlkZ-like family protein, with translation MRSFTVEERRALLARRHFLSPPAETRNLTALTGAVIGWHATDPATPYLSMWSRIPGFTTADLDHELYEKRSVVKQLAMRRILGQMLTAKQAAAPG